In Amaranthus tricolor cultivar Red isolate AtriRed21 chromosome 5, ASM2621246v1, whole genome shotgun sequence, a genomic segment contains:
- the LOC130813653 gene encoding uncharacterized protein LOC130813653, producing the protein MTSSSSSHNSKSENCRCGVPFARRVSWTKENPGRRFKSCVFYDPDTNWRGCKKFEWVDQPEMAVWQREVTNKLLEEKRQLAMEIKILTSRVCCLEHEKDLVISDISRMKKKSTNQCASFALGFFVCFLLVFVVLMKISI; encoded by the coding sequence atgacttcttcttcttctagcCATAATTCGAAATCTGAGAATTGTCGATGTGGAGTTCCATTTGCAAGAAGGGTTTcttggaccaaggaaaatccaggaagaaggtttaagagTTGCGTTTTctatgatcctgatacaaattggaggggatgcaaaaagtttGAATGGGTTGATCAACCTGAAATGgctgtttggcaaagagaagtgACGAACAAGCTTTTGGAGGAGAAGCGACAATTGGCAATGGAAATCAAGATCTTGACTTCaagggtttgttgcttggaacatgaaaaggatcTAGTGATTTCAGATATATcaaggatgaagaagaaatcgACGAATCAGTGTGCAAGCTTTGCGTTAgggttttttgtttgttttttgttagTGTTTGTTGTACTTATGAAgattagtatttga